In one Sphingobium indicum B90A genomic region, the following are encoded:
- a CDS encoding recombinase family protein gives MTRAPYLIGYARVSKGDEQSNAAQRRALDAAGCRRVFEEIASGGRWDRPKLLEMIGQLRDSDVVVVWKLDRLSRSLKDLLHIMERIEAAGAGFRSLTEAIDTTTAAGRMMMQMVGSFAEFERAMIRERTSAGLAQARAEGRIGGRRRKLGEKQRREIAESVISGRKSGAEMARLYHVSEPTVSRIVAAHRQTMELPA, from the coding sequence TTGACCAGGGCACCCTATCTGATCGGCTATGCGCGGGTGTCGAAGGGTGACGAGCAGTCGAACGCCGCCCAGCGCCGCGCCCTCGACGCGGCTGGGTGCAGGCGCGTGTTCGAGGAAATTGCCAGTGGCGGGCGCTGGGACCGGCCAAAGCTCCTGGAGATGATCGGCCAGTTACGCGACAGTGACGTCGTCGTCGTCTGGAAACTCGACCGGCTATCGCGCAGCCTCAAGGATCTGCTGCACATTATGGAGCGGATCGAGGCGGCGGGCGCGGGCTTCCGCTCGCTGACCGAGGCGATTGACACCACCACGGCCGCAGGTCGCATGATGATGCAGATGGTCGGGAGCTTCGCCGAGTTCGAGCGCGCCATGATCCGCGAGCGCACCTCCGCCGGCCTCGCCCAGGCGCGCGCCGAAGGGCGGATCGGCGGACGCCGGCGCAAACTCGGCGAAAAGCAACGGCGCGAGATCGCGGAGTCCGTCATCTCCGGACGAAAATCCGGCGCCGAGATGGCGCGGCTCTATCATGTCAGCGAGCCGACCGTTTCGCGCATCGTCGCCGCGCACCGACAGACTATGGAGCTACCGGCATGA
- a CDS encoding Tn3 family transposase, with product MPGRIPMTTRQRAALLMLPDDEAAIVKHYSLSGEDMTAIDTARTPATRLGYALQLCCLRYPGRHLRHGELLPAVMLDHIAEQVGVDAKVIADFARRTPTRYDQLAAIKTRFGFSDLSRPHRVELRTWLTNEAASIIDGRALLGRLLDEMRARRIVIPGVSVVERMAAEAIHQAETDLVAAIDGGLGHEMRQQLDALIDDKVHDRQSRLSWLREPEPRVASASLLEIVEKITLIRGTGISAFSPDVRHEPRLGQFAREGVRYTAQAFQQMRPARRRVVLLATLRELEATLTDAAIDMFIALVGRAHLRARKRLEQRVAVSGREGRERMLRIARVLEAISQAARAGGDVAAAVDAVASLDIIDADAAIIRRTASPHRNEVLDEIAAEYRAFKRMGPSFVRAFDFQGRAGMQPLRDAMAILADLDGDWRRALPDDVPLGHVEHRWRRHVMTAGGIDRTHWEMATYSALSNALASGGIWVPTARVHRALSVLLAPPASPVPKPAFSLGDPHAWLDERAARLDSALREVARDLDKRDPPLFAGERLRFPKDPKEDPGQDEGRQLALTCYGMVPATRITDVLSQVQRWTGFIQHFGHVSTGLPPADERAFLATLIAEATNLGLSRMAEVCGVASRRALLRMQTWHMREETFRAALASLTDAIHAEPLAAWFGSGHRASADGQAYYLGGAGEAGGTVNAHYGRDPVVKIYTTITDRYAPLHQTVIAGTAGEAIHALDGILGHESSADITALHTDGGGVSDIVFAVMHLLGLDFEPRIPRLSDRQLYGFEPARRYGRLAPLFGRRLGRDLIVSHWAEIAEVIAAMRDRTVTPSLILKKLSAYRQQNSLAAALREVGRIERTLFTLRWFDDTDLRRTVTAELNKGEARNSLARAVAFHRLGRFRDRGLENQQTRAAALNLVTAAIILFNCRYLGRAVDELRHRGTPVDPAMLSRLSPLGWDRINLTGDYIWSESLDLDADGLMPLLIKPLP from the coding sequence ATGCCCGGACGGATTCCGATGACGACGCGGCAGCGCGCTGCCCTGCTGATGTTGCCCGACGACGAGGCGGCGATCGTGAAGCACTATAGTCTGTCAGGTGAGGACATGACCGCGATCGACACCGCGCGCACGCCCGCCACCCGACTCGGCTACGCCCTGCAGCTTTGTTGCCTGCGCTACCCGGGCCGGCATCTGCGCCACGGGGAACTGCTGCCTGCGGTCATGCTCGACCATATTGCCGAGCAGGTCGGGGTGGATGCAAAGGTCATAGCTGATTTCGCCAGACGCACGCCCACGCGCTACGATCAGCTCGCCGCGATCAAGACGCGCTTCGGCTTCAGCGATCTGAGCCGCCCGCACCGCGTGGAATTGCGGACATGGCTGACAAACGAGGCGGCGAGCATCATCGACGGACGCGCGCTGCTCGGCCGGCTTCTGGATGAGATGCGCGCGCGTCGGATCGTGATCCCGGGTGTCAGCGTCGTGGAGCGCATGGCGGCCGAGGCGATACATCAGGCGGAAACGGATCTCGTGGCCGCGATCGATGGCGGCCTTGGCCATGAGATGCGTCAGCAACTCGACGCGCTGATCGATGACAAGGTGCATGACCGGCAGAGCCGTCTGTCCTGGCTGCGCGAGCCAGAACCGCGTGTCGCATCCGCTTCGCTTTTGGAAATCGTCGAAAAGATCACGCTGATTCGTGGGACGGGCATATCGGCTTTCTCCCCTGATGTTCGCCACGAACCGCGCCTGGGGCAATTCGCCCGGGAGGGTGTGCGCTACACGGCACAGGCTTTCCAGCAAATGCGCCCGGCCCGCAGGCGGGTCGTGCTGCTCGCGACGCTGCGCGAGCTGGAGGCGACACTGACCGATGCGGCGATCGATATGTTCATTGCGCTCGTGGGGCGGGCCCATCTGCGCGCCCGCAAACGGCTCGAACAGCGCGTGGCCGTTTCCGGCCGCGAGGGCCGCGAACGGATGTTACGCATCGCCAGGGTTCTGGAAGCGATCAGCCAGGCGGCCCGGGCTGGCGGCGATGTCGCCGCGGCGGTCGATGCCGTGGCATCCCTCGACATCATCGACGCCGACGCCGCTATCATCCGACGTACCGCCTCACCGCACCGGAACGAGGTTCTGGACGAGATCGCGGCGGAATATCGCGCCTTCAAGCGGATGGGGCCGTCGTTCGTGCGCGCTTTTGATTTCCAGGGCCGGGCCGGAATGCAGCCGTTGCGCGATGCGATGGCGATCCTCGCCGATCTCGACGGAGACTGGCGCAGGGCGTTGCCCGATGACGTGCCGCTTGGCCATGTCGAGCACCGCTGGCGTCGGCATGTCATGACCGCAGGCGGGATCGATCGCACCCATTGGGAGATGGCGACTTACAGCGCGCTTTCCAATGCTTTGGCATCCGGTGGTATCTGGGTGCCGACCGCGCGCGTCCATCGCGCGCTCAGTGTGCTGCTTGCCCCACCGGCCAGCCCCGTACCGAAGCCCGCTTTCTCGCTCGGCGATCCGCACGCCTGGCTCGACGAGAGGGCGGCAAGGCTTGATAGCGCCCTGCGCGAGGTCGCCCGCGATCTGGACAAACGCGATCCCCCCCTTTTTGCCGGCGAGCGGCTGCGGTTTCCGAAAGACCCCAAAGAAGACCCTGGTCAGGATGAAGGGCGGCAACTTGCGCTCACCTGCTACGGCATGGTGCCTGCCACCCGTATCACGGATGTGCTGTCGCAGGTTCAACGATGGACCGGCTTCATCCAGCATTTCGGCCATGTCTCGACCGGTCTGCCTCCCGCCGACGAACGCGCCTTTCTTGCCACCTTGATCGCGGAGGCGACCAACCTTGGTCTGTCGCGCATGGCCGAAGTTTGCGGTGTCGCCTCGCGTCGCGCACTGTTGCGTATGCAGACGTGGCATATGCGCGAGGAAACGTTTCGCGCCGCGCTCGCCAGCCTGACCGACGCTATCCATGCCGAACCGCTCGCCGCCTGGTTTGGTTCGGGGCATCGCGCATCGGCCGATGGGCAGGCTTATTATCTCGGCGGTGCCGGCGAAGCCGGAGGAACGGTCAACGCACATTACGGTCGCGACCCCGTGGTCAAGATCTACACCACCATCACCGATCGATACGCACCGCTTCATCAGACGGTCATCGCCGGGACGGCGGGCGAGGCGATCCACGCACTCGACGGCATCCTCGGCCACGAAAGCAGCGCGGACATCACCGCCCTCCACACCGATGGTGGCGGCGTCTCCGATATCGTGTTCGCCGTCATGCATTTGCTCGGCCTCGATTTCGAGCCGCGCATTCCGCGCCTGTCGGATCGACAACTCTATGGTTTCGAGCCCGCGCGGCGCTATGGTCGGCTCGCACCGCTGTTCGGGCGCCGCCTCGGTCGGGACCTGATCGTCAGCCATTGGGCCGAAATTGCGGAGGTCATCGCGGCGATGCGCGACCGCACTGTCACACCGTCGCTGATTTTGAAGAAGCTGTCCGCCTATCGTCAACAAAACAGTCTTGCTGCGGCACTTCGGGAGGTCGGACGGATCGAGCGCACACTGTTCACGCTGCGCTGGTTCGACGACACCGATCTGCGCCGGACGGTCACCGCCGAACTCAACAAGGGCGAGGCACGCAACAGCCTGGCCCGCGCTGTCGCCTTCCATCGGCTCGGGCGGTTTCGCGACCGTGGCCTGGAGAACCAGCAGACCCGCGCGGCAGCGCTCAACCTCGTCACGGCCGCCATCATTCTTTTCAACTGCCGCTATCTCGGTCGTGCCGTCGATGAACTGCGGCACCGCGGCACACCTGTCGATCCCGCCATGCTGTCCCGATTGTCGCCGCTGGGATGGGACCGCATCAATCTCACCGGCGATTATATCTGGTCCGAGAGCCTCGACCTCGATGCCGATGGCCTCATGCCGCTGCTCATCAAGCCGCTACCGTGA
- a CDS encoding ShlB/FhaC/HecB family hemolysin secretion/activation protein translates to MRDRAATMLRQMGYLAAVQVPPQRIEKGGTVRFDIFMARLVAIEVRGDAGNGERLIAGHMEALKGQPVFNVRDAERHLLLARDLPGYDVRLALRPAGTAPGEVVGEVQVVRQRVELDINVQNYGSNAVGRFGGLARVRFNDMTGMGDSTLFSIFNTVQPSEQTVLQVGHGMALGNDGLRLSGDLTYAWSKPGIGGLPLSSETMIATAALAYPLARRQVHTLLATGGLDIVNQDLRFGAATPKVPLSRDRLRVLFLRLEGELLDPDSIVSTIGYSGMEPKWRLGGMLEMRQGIDGLGASDACGAAFVNCASPRTPISQLDGDPSAFVLRASAQAEYRPTPNVAFALSPRAQYSPDVLLSYEQMSAGNYTTGRGYDPGVITGDSGVGVAAELRYGRIAPREPGAVALQPFVFFDAAWMWHRSANFVGLDPQKLYSAGGGLRATWDNHARLDLTLATPLRKAGFQTERGGTRLLLSLTTQILPWRR, encoded by the coding sequence GTGCGCGACCGGGCCGCGACCATGCTGCGGCAGATGGGCTATCTGGCGGCCGTGCAGGTTCCGCCCCAGCGCATCGAAAAGGGCGGCACCGTCCGTTTCGACATCTTCATGGCGCGGCTGGTGGCGATAGAGGTGCGCGGCGACGCGGGCAATGGCGAAAGGCTGATCGCCGGGCATATGGAGGCGCTGAAGGGCCAGCCGGTCTTCAACGTGCGGGACGCGGAACGGCACCTGCTGCTGGCCCGCGACCTGCCGGGCTATGACGTGCGGCTGGCGCTGCGCCCGGCGGGGACGGCGCCGGGCGAAGTGGTGGGCGAGGTGCAGGTGGTGCGCCAGCGCGTCGAGCTGGACATCAACGTCCAGAATTACGGCAGCAACGCCGTCGGCCGCTTCGGCGGGCTGGCGCGGGTGCGGTTCAACGACATGACCGGGATGGGCGACAGCACGCTGTTCAGCATCTTCAACACCGTCCAGCCGAGCGAGCAGACCGTGCTCCAGGTCGGGCACGGCATGGCGCTGGGCAACGACGGGCTGCGCCTGTCGGGCGACCTCACCTATGCCTGGAGCAAGCCGGGGATAGGCGGCTTGCCGCTGTCGTCCGAAACGATGATCGCGACGGCGGCGCTCGCCTATCCGCTGGCGCGGCGGCAGGTGCATACGCTGCTGGCGACGGGCGGGCTGGACATCGTCAACCAGGATCTGCGCTTCGGCGCCGCCACGCCCAAAGTGCCGTTGTCGCGCGACCGGCTGCGCGTGCTGTTCCTGCGGCTGGAGGGCGAACTGCTCGATCCGGACAGCATCGTCAGCACCATCGGCTATTCGGGGATGGAGCCGAAATGGCGGCTGGGCGGCATGCTGGAAATGCGTCAGGGCATCGATGGGCTGGGCGCGAGCGACGCCTGCGGAGCGGCTTTCGTCAACTGCGCCTCTCCCCGCACGCCGATCAGCCAGCTGGATGGCGATCCGTCCGCCTTCGTGCTGCGGGCCAGTGCGCAGGCGGAATATCGGCCGACGCCGAATGTCGCCTTCGCCCTGTCCCCAAGGGCGCAATACAGCCCGGACGTGCTGCTTTCCTATGAGCAGATGAGCGCGGGCAACTATACCACGGGGCGCGGCTACGATCCCGGCGTCATCACCGGCGACAGCGGCGTGGGCGTCGCGGCGGAGCTGCGTTACGGGCGGATCGCGCCGCGGGAACCGGGCGCCGTCGCCCTCCAGCCCTTCGTCTTCTTCGACGCGGCCTGGATGTGGCATCGCAGCGCCAATTTCGTCGGGCTCGACCCGCAGAAACTCTATTCGGCGGGCGGCGGCCTGCGCGCGACCTGGGACAATCATGCCCGGCTCGACCTGACCCTTGCGACGCCGCTGCGCAAGGCCGGTTTCCAGACCGAAAGGGGCGGCACGCGGCTGCTCCTTTCCCTGACCACGCAAATCCTGCCGTGGAGGCGTTGA